In the genome of Salvia hispanica cultivar TCC Black 2014 unplaced genomic scaffold, UniMelb_Shisp_WGS_1.0 HiC_scaffold_1023, whole genome shotgun sequence, the window ctttaaatttaaaaaagttgcACAACTTTTTTTGGGCCATAAAAGatgcttttcttttaaaaattcctttccaaagaatataaaaattatttttcctctcctttaacacacaaaaaaaaacctttCAAAAATTTGGGCCCTTTTTAAAAGCCCACTTCTGGCGGATggagataattttataacattATAACTAATTGATGCGAGCCTGATTCTGGTGAAACAATGCCCTCAAGCATGGGCGGACCTACTTTAAAGAGATGGGGGTTGGTTTACCCTTGATGAacccaatttttaaatatttttattataaagtttataaatttatttatattttatacatattattataaaaaaccCCCTTATTAAAAACCCCAAATCATctgaaaatttttttaaatttttaaaaatttaaactaatattCATTTCGCATCCGTGAATTGAATGAGAACCAAATAACAAAGACAAAAGTGAGATGGGAACAAACCCGAGATCAAGGACACAAGATCGACCCGAGAAAAAGGCATGCATCAGACTGACCAACCCCCAAACCGGATGCGCATTTGGGAAGGCGGGGGTTATACCCGACCAAGTGAGAGCTGAGATAGGGCTTGATCACCCAACCGGGTGGGATCGTGTGCGATAGTAAGGGCCACTAAATGTGGGTGCGGGGGAAACAAGTACCTGACTAGTAACTCGTCGGGGACATAATGTGCCCCCCGACGGGTGGCTCGGGGGATAAAATTCACCCGGCCAGTGGAGTTTCCCCATGCGCTTTTTTTTAGCATTTAGGGCCTTATATTCTTATCATCTTTAATTCTTTACCCCTACCCCTTTTCCATTCGTGATTagcttagactttgtttaatttaaaaattactatattccTCCAATTTGGGTTGATATTATCTATCAATTCTATTTTGATGGttgtttaaaaattactacattcttcatttctttttcttcacccattactttttgttaatttgaaGTCTATCTTTGCATTTTTGGATTGAGCATATAAGAGATAGTCTTGTGCAAAACATAAACATGGAATAAAGAAGATTCACAtccataattattttattaattaatataattattattgacGCTTAATTAGGATTAATCAAATTcgattataaaattacatcaaTCTTAAccattccgtattttaatacCGAGACTTGATATTTGATCTTAGTTCGGATATAGAAAGttattccgtattttaatcctatagcttctttattaaaatttctCTTAAAATCAATGTATAAGATAAATTCATAACTTAACTTTTCTTacaaatatcgaaaaattctattttcgTGTATATGTTGTACTCCTCCATTCCTAAAAATATAacctcttttctttttggtccgacccttaaaaataaaaactttctaCTTTAGGAAATGTCTTTCTTTCTAATGAAGTGAgacttattttatactaggAGTAACATAttcttctttctatttctttcttattttatcagtTTAATTTAGAggacgaatggagtagatGTATGAcaatatatacttttttttaagtcCAAATAATAGTGAGGCAATGACCAAACCAACAAAGATGTTTAAatcattactttatttttcatacaaATGACAGAAAAACACACTACATTAATGAGCAATGACCAAACCAATAAAGAggtttaaaattctaaatgcaTGTTTGATTAGATGTATTCATAATCTAACACATTATCGTTAAACAAGATAATATCAAATCTTAGGTCAGTCATAATGATCATAATTAGTTTATATATCAATTGCAAGTTTCGATGGATTCATATGCATAATCTAACTAATATGTCAACCTTCCAATAATATGAATTATCTAGATTTGTTCAGAGCCATATGATCGTTACTAGATTTCTCATCTTTCTTATCTAGAAGGTACTTGCACAGTTTAATGTCACGGAACTGATACAAGTGTATGTCTTTTGAGGCCTCAAATTGACTTACAGTTATGAGAAGTACAGTAAATGTgagcaaaaataaattaaatagaaaaatcaaatcGAAATTGACATTTTACTTCGATTTTTCTGGCTAACGGCtcagtttcatttttattaattcaagtCGATGTTGTTCGGTCCACGTTTGAGTTTCAGGTAAACAGTTAATCCTAACCGACTAAGATGGAGTAACGTTATATTTCAGACGTACAGACTAATTAATTTGACACTTATATACTTCTAATGttattaatcattaatattgTCGATAATTTCCATAATGAAGTTTCGGGTCAGCCCATAGACTAAcagaattgaaatattatcGATTAGGAGTTTTCAactctaatttttaaatttagcgGACTATTCGAGCTAATCCAATGAAATTCACCTTCTACAATACCATATTGTTGACTGCACTTTTCCtaataaaataagcaaaaatctCCAAATTATTTCTTGCCCCAGGATCTGCCAGCAGGTATCATGTTCATGTACATGACAATACTACTAGAtatgttacattattatattGCCATTTGCCAATCATAGTATCCACCTATCATacacatacaaaatatttacatcTACTAATTAATCTGGTCCGTCCAAACTGCTATAAAAGCAACACACAGCCTCCCTCCCTTAATACTCAAACACCTAAAaacctctctttctctccaaTCCTTCAACTCATCACGGGCTCTAAAACCACATCCAACCAAATGGCTTCCTCTCTCCCTCAAACTAAACACGAGGCGGACGACACAATCCCCGACGCCTGGGACTACAAGGGCCGCCCCGCCCTCCGCTCCTCCTCCGGCGGCTGGGTCACCGCGGCCATGATCCTAGCCGTCGAGGGCTGTGAGCGGCTAACGACGCTCGGAATCGCCGTTAACCTCCTCACCTACTTGACCCGCACCATGCATTTGGGCAATGCCACTTCCGCTAACACCGTTACTAACTTCCTCGGCACCTCCTTCATGCTCTGCTTGCTCGGTGGCTTCATCGCTGACACCTATTTAGGAAGGtatgtacaatttttttaaattaatcatttttttttgcataattttaattattttgtttttttttggcagGTATTTGACCATTGGCATCTTTGCTGCTGTTCAAGCAACGGTAATAATTTTACTccttatgcattttttttgtttattactgAAGTGTGATATCTTTGGCCTCGGGCATTAATAATCATACGTTAATTGTGATATCTTGTTTACTATTCGAGTCTGGTATTTTTGGCCTCGGGCATTAATCACACGTTAATTGTGATATCTTGTTGATTAGCGTGTTACAACTAACACAAACCAAACTTACGTGTGATATATAAAGACTCTAATTCGACATATGTGtgacaatttcaaaattattgggGTCATATTGTTTGACTAATTTGGTGAAAATTGACTGGATCCAGGGTGTGACGATCCTGACAATCTCCACCATAATCCCGAGCCTCCGGCCGCCGAAGTGCGAGGCCGGGAGCCGGTCATGCATCCCGGCGAGCGACAAGCAGATGCTGGTCCTCTACACGGCACTCTACCTGACCGCACTCGGCACAGGGGGTTTGAAGTCGAGCGTGTCCGGGTTCGGGTCGGACCAGTTCGACGAGTCCGACCCGAAGGAGAAGAAGCAGATGATAAAGTTTTTCAACTGgttctttttcttcatcagCATCGGGGCGCTCCTCGCGGTCACGGTGCTGGTCTACATCCAGGACCACCTCGGCCGCGAGTGGGGCTACGGGATCTGCGCCTGCGCGATCCTCGTCGGCCTCATCGTGTTCTTGTCCGGGACCAAACGGTACCGTTTCAAGAAGCTGGTGGGGAGCCCGCTCACGCAGATTGCGTCTGTGCTTGTGGCGGCGTGGAGGAAGAGGAACCTCCAGCCGCCGTCGGATCCGTCGCTTCTGTTTGACGTGGATGAcgtggcggcggaggagggagagagcaagaagaagaagaagcagaagcTGCCGCACAGCAAGGAATTCCggtgagttttttttttttcattttttatttgatgcaTATAACTGAATTAACTGCTTTGCTTGATTTAtagctttattttgtttaattatttggaGTGGGGTAAATCCAGAAATTGACAAAGAACATAACATGAAAAGTTAATACTTTGTTGGTAAAACACAttctaaaaacataaaaatatttctaggATATATAGCATGTTGACCTTTGATTTATGTGATtagaaattttgaagtatAACAAGTTAACTGCAAACATTGAATagcaataattaatatttatggaCACGTACGATACTTTACGTTTATTTATGCATTgaataatatcataaacatgtgcatagtttattactttaaaattgaaaaattttcgtattattttttttaaaatggataagatacaaattactaaaacatccaaaaaatatttaagtcGACCAAGACGGTGGAGATATTTGGAATTGagttgtgcattatttgaGCTACTAAATGATATGCATATGAGTGAGAGTCCGAcaaatgtaattatttatgagATGCCAACAAATAGTGTTTTAACCAATTTGATATATGCAAGTTggataattttcaattttaattttatgaactaaaaattttgactttaaaaaaatttaaaagaaatctttATGTGCATTACACTCGGGCTTTGATGTAAAAGATATTGTTTTCTTTACTTGGAAGAGTGACATAGTACCAtctatataatcaaattacaaaagatgcaggaattttttaaagttccAATATGGATCTTCACCAATGAagtatgtaataattatatggTTTGAAAGgttcaagaaattaaattattgagtAGTAGTATATGCTATAAcaagtactccatataaattcaaataatagtcTTCGGTTAGTAAAACTGAGTCATATGCTTGTGTGCAGAATcctcataaatatatattgcacACATTCATTCACAAATCGAACTGCCACAGATGAATCTTTCTGATGTCTCGAAAGGTCACTCCATGTGATTCCTTTGTGTGTTCCTCACATCTTGCTAACAACAGAATCTTTCAAATAGATCATATcaatacttattttacactataatatatatgtacgtgcatgtgtgtgtgtgtgttcaCATCGAGATGCATGAATTTGAATactatagtactagtattacttTATTGCTAAATAATTGAGTTACATCGGTACCTATTTAGTCGGTCACACATTTTTCTTGGTGTCATGCATAGTATCAAGAAAAATGTAACTACATAGAAAATCCTATTTTGTTCCCCACATCAAACTATTTATACATGTCACgtgtaaatatatttgattttatcagaatcaatcaatcaattagcttatcaattaattgacacttgtttcttttttattaaagtttTCTTGACAAGGCAGCTATCAAGGATCCTAATGTGCAAATGGATGTCTCCAACAAGTGGTGCATTTCGACATTAACAGATGTTGAAGAAGTGAAATTGGTAATTAGAATGCTCCCAACATGGGCCACAACGGTAATGTTTTGGACTGTTTATGCCCAAATGACAACTTTTTCCGTGTCACAAGCAACCACTATGGACCGTCGTATCGGGAAATCCTTCGAGATCCCGGCTGCCTCACTCACCGTCTTCTTTGTCGCCACCATCCTCTTGACCGTGCCAGTCTATGACCGGATAATCGCGCCAATTTGCAAGAAATTGCTCAAGAACCCTCAAGGCCTAAGTCCCCTTCAAAGGATAGGTGTGGGGCtatttttgtcaatatttgCCATGGTGGCGGCCGCTTTGACCGAAATCAAGAGGCTTAGGTTTGTCCAGTCACACGGTCAGACGCCACATCATGTGCCATTGAGCGTCTTTTGGCTTGTCCCACAGTT includes:
- the LOC125197837 gene encoding protein NRT1/ PTR FAMILY 6.3-like, giving the protein MASSLPQTKHEADDTIPDAWDYKGRPALRSSSGGWVTAAMILAVEGCERLTTLGIAVNLLTYLTRTMHLGNATSANTVTNFLGTSFMLCLLGGFIADTYLGRYLTIGIFAAVQATGVTILTISTIIPSLRPPKCEAGSRSCIPASDKQMLVLYTALYLTALGTGGLKSSVSGFGSDQFDESDPKEKKQMIKFFNWFFFFISIGALLAVTVLVYIQDHLGREWGYGICACAILVGLIVFLSGTKRYRFKKLVGSPLTQIASVLVAAWRKRNLQPPSDPSLLFDVDDVAAEEGESKKKKKQKLPHSKEFRFLDKAAIKDPNVQMDVSNKWCISTLTDVEEVKLVIRMLPTWATTVMFWTVYAQMTTFSVSQATTMDRRIGKSFEIPAASLTVFFVATILLTVPVYDRIIAPICKKLLKNPQGLSPLQRIGVGLFLSIFAMVAAALTEIKRLRFVQSHGQTPHHVPLSVFWLVPQFFLVGSGEAFTYMGQLDFFLRECPKGMKTISTGLFLSTLSLGFFVSSILVSIVHKVTGEKKPWLADNLNQGRLYNFYWLLTILSIVNMVVFLVCSRKYVYKEKRLADEGIEMEDSEPSCH